One Heptranchias perlo isolate sHepPer1 chromosome 5, sHepPer1.hap1, whole genome shotgun sequence DNA window includes the following coding sequences:
- the LOC137322189 gene encoding uncharacterized protein: protein MLGYKSVLGGSGTAPESPARNHRPGITAPESPARNHRPGITAPKSPPRNHQPGITAPESPPQNHRPGITAPESPPQNHRPRITAPESPPRNHRPGITAPESPPQNHRPRITTPKSPPRNHQPGITAPESPPRNHRPGITAPESPPQNHRPRITAPESRPQNHRPRITAPESSPRNHRTGITASESPPRNHRPKITTPESPPRNHRPGITAPKSPPRNHHTGITASESPPQNHRPKITAPESPHQNDRLGITAPESPPRNHRTRITAPESPP, encoded by the coding sequence ATGTTGGGATATAAATCCGTCTTGGGTGGTAGTGGTACCGCCCCGGAATCACCAGCCCGGAATCACCGCCCCGGAATCACCGCCCCAGAATCACCGGCCCGGAATCACCGCCCTGGAATCACCGCCCCAAAATCACCGCCCCGGAATCACCAGCCCGGAATCACCGCCCCGGAATCACCGCCCCAAAATCACCGCCCCGGAATCACCGCCCCAGAATCACCGCCCCAAAATCACCGGCCCAGAATCACCGCCCCGGAATCACCGCCCCGGAATCACCGCCCCGGAATCACCGCCCCAGAATCACCGCCCCAAAATCACCGGCCCAGAATCACCACCCCAAAATCACCGCCCCGGAATCACCAGCCCGGAATCACCGCCCCGGAATCACCGCCCCGGAATCACCGCCCCGGAATCACCGCCCCAGAATCACCGCCCCAAAATCACCGGCCCAGAATCACCGCCCCGGAATCACGGCCCCAAAATCACCGGCCCAGAATCACCGCCCCAGAATCATCGCCCCGGAATCACCGCACCGGAATCACCGCCTCGGAATCACCACCCCGGAATCACCGCCCCAAAATCACCACCCCGGAATCACCGCCCCGGAATCACCGCCCCGGAATCACCGCCCCAAAATCACCGCCCCGGAATCACCACACCGGAATCACCGCCTCGGAATCACCGCCCCAGAATCACCGCCCCAAAATCACAGCACCAGAATCACCGCACCAGAATGACCGTCTCGGAATCACCGCCCCGGAATCACCACCCCGGAATCACCGCACCAGAATCACCGCACCAGAATCACCGCCCTAG